A portion of the Gaiellales bacterium genome contains these proteins:
- a CDS encoding sulfite oxidase-like oxidoreductase has translation MEVEVALFRSSQDRKAREAGVDESRIPPGQYYTDKWPVLHAGGVPAVDLRTWDFRVFGLVRNEIRLSFDELVALGTQEQASDIHCVTRWTKLDMPWKGVPMRAVLEQAQPLDSARFVIAHAEQGFTANLPIEALKADDAMLAYEADGQPLTPEHGYPLRLLVPSRYFWKSAKWLRGLEVSDVDRPGFWEGYGYHNDADPWKEERYGF, from the coding sequence ATGGAGGTAGAGGTGGCGCTGTTCCGTTCCAGCCAGGATCGAAAGGCCAGGGAGGCCGGGGTCGACGAATCCCGCATCCCGCCCGGCCAGTACTACACCGACAAGTGGCCCGTCCTGCACGCGGGCGGCGTGCCGGCGGTCGACCTGCGCACGTGGGACTTCAGGGTCTTCGGCCTGGTCAGGAATGAGATCCGCCTGTCGTTCGACGAGCTGGTCGCGCTGGGCACGCAGGAGCAGGCGAGCGACATCCATTGCGTGACCCGATGGACGAAGCTCGACATGCCATGGAAGGGCGTCCCGATGCGGGCCGTGCTCGAGCAGGCGCAGCCGCTCGACAGCGCCCGCTTCGTGATCGCACACGCCGAGCAGGGGTTCACGGCGAACCTCCCGATCGAGGCCCTGAAGGCGGACGACGCGATGCTGGCGTACGAGGCGGACGGGCAGCCGCTGACGCCGGAGCACGGATACCCGCTGCGGCTGCTCGTTCCCAGCCGCTACTTCTGGAAGAGCGCGAAGTGGCTGCGCGGCCTCGAGGTCTCGGACGTGGACCGGCCGGGCTTCTGGGAGGGCTACGGGTACCACAACGACGCCGATCCGTGGAAGGAAGAGCGCTACGGTTTCTAG
- a CDS encoding ABC transporter ATP-binding protein, whose protein sequence is MTTTATSFAVRIRGAVKRYGQITAVDRLDLDVPAGTCVGLLGPNGAGKSTTMKMLTAQAIADEGEIEVLGYRLPRESKQARVECGVVPQLDNLDTTLTVEENLRVFAWLYRLGRAERRPAIDRALAIANLSDRRGTRVDKLSGGMRRRLLIARALVHRPRLVLLDEPTVGLDPQVRQELWALIDGLRSEGVSILMSTHYIEEAERLADTVTIMSHGRAIAEGPPHELVLRHAGQQALEVYGPPARLTEVEAAAAEQGLQTRRTGTSVAVLGERRNGFMAGDPGTTTRPANLEDVFVLLTGEHIE, encoded by the coding sequence GTGACGACGACCGCGACCAGCTTCGCCGTGCGCATCCGCGGCGCTGTCAAGCGCTACGGCCAGATCACCGCCGTCGACCGGCTCGACCTCGACGTTCCGGCCGGCACGTGCGTGGGGCTGCTCGGCCCCAACGGGGCCGGCAAGTCGACCACCATGAAGATGCTCACCGCCCAGGCGATCGCGGACGAAGGCGAGATCGAGGTGCTCGGCTACCGGCTGCCCCGGGAGTCCAAGCAGGCGCGGGTCGAGTGCGGCGTCGTGCCGCAGCTCGACAACCTCGACACCACGCTCACCGTCGAGGAGAACCTCCGCGTGTTCGCGTGGCTCTACCGGCTGGGCCGCGCGGAGAGGCGCCCCGCCATCGACCGTGCACTGGCGATCGCGAACCTGTCAGACCGCCGCGGCACGCGCGTCGACAAGCTCTCCGGCGGCATGCGCCGGCGCCTGCTGATCGCCCGCGCGCTCGTCCACCGGCCACGCCTCGTGCTGCTGGACGAGCCGACGGTCGGGCTCGACCCCCAGGTCCGCCAGGAGCTGTGGGCCCTGATCGACGGCCTGCGCAGCGAGGGCGTGTCGATCCTGATGTCGACCCACTACATCGAGGAGGCGGAACGCCTCGCCGACACCGTCACGATCATGTCGCACGGGCGCGCGATCGCCGAGGGGCCGCCACACGAACTCGTCCTGCGGCATGCGGGACAGCAGGCGCTCGAGGTGTACGGCCCGCCGGCGCGGCTGACGGAGGTCGAGGCGGCCGCGGCGGAGCAGGGTCTGCAGACGCGACGCACCGGCACCAGCGTCGCGGTGCTCGGAGAGCGCCGCAACGGCTTCATGGCGGGCGACCCGGGGACGACGACGCGTCCGGCCAACCTCGAGGACGTCTTCGTCCTCCTGACAGGCGAGCACATCGAGTGA